In the bacterium genome, TGACGGGGACCGGATCGCCGTTGCCCGACGCCAATCGGGCCGGTCCATCCACGCTGGTGAAGGCGGGCGACACCCACATCCTGGTCGACGCCGGTCGAGGGGTGGTGATGCGCATGGCCGGGGGAGGTTCGCTGCCGGCGTTTTTGGCTGCCGTCTTGGTGACCCACTTGCACAGCGATCACATCTGCGATCTCAACGACGTCATCACCACGCACTGGATCATGACTCAGGGCAACGTTGCGCTTCGGGTGTTCGGGCCACCGGGCACCGCCCAGTTCGTGGAACGCCAACTCCATGCTCTAGAAGCCGACATCGGCTACCGCATTGAGCACCACGATGTCCTCACCAGGGGTCCGAATGTGGAGGTCACCGAGGTGGAGCCGGACGATCAGTTCGCGGTCAACGACGTGCAGGTGTCCACCGCGGCCACGGTCCACGCACCGGCAAGGCCCACCATCGGCTACCGCCTTGAGCACAACGGCACGACGGTGGCATTGGTGGGCGACACCCTTCCCTGCACCGGCGTGGACGTTCTGGCCGCCGACGTCGATGCCTACGTGCAGACGGTGATTCGCCGGGATCTGGTGGAGCTCATCCCCAACGACATGGTCCAAGACATCCTCGACTATCACTCTGGCGTGGTGGAGGCGGCCCAGACCGCGGCCCGAGTCGGCGCCCGGCGCCTGGTATTGACCCACATGGTGCCTGCCCCCACCGCCGAGCAGTACCCCGAATGGATCGCCCGGGCCGCTGAGCACTTCGCCGGCGAGATCGTGATCGGCGACGACCTGACCACGGTCGCCACAGCACAGAACAACGCTCATGGCTAACCCTTCGACCAAACGCCCGTTCCCCGGCGTGATCGGCAAGACCCTGGCCGACTCCGAGCCGTTCTTCGAGGAGCCACCCCACCCCGGCGAGGATGCGCCCAACGTGGTCGTCGTGCTGCTCGATGACACCGGCTTCGCCCAATTCGGCTGCTACGGCTCCGACATCGACACCGCCAATGTGGACCGGCTGGCTGCCGACGGACTCCAGTTCACCAACTTCCACGTCACCCCTCTGTGCTCTCCCACCCGGGCATCGCTTCTGACCGGCCGCTCGCAGCACACGGTGGGAATGCGGTCGGTGTCGAACCACTGCACTGGCTTCCCCCACCAGCTCGGCCACATCACCAACCACGCCGCCACACTGGCCGAGGTTCTCGGAGCGGAGGGCTACGCCACGTTCTGCGCGGGCAAGTGGCACCTGGCGCCGTCCCAGGACGCATCGGCGGCTGGCCCGTTCGACCAGTGGC is a window encoding:
- a CDS encoding MBL fold metallo-hydrolase — its product is MEIVLTGTGSPLPDANRAGPSTLVKAGDTHILVDAGRGVVMRMAGGGSLPAFLAAVLVTHLHSDHICDLNDVITTHWIMTQGNVALRVFGPPGTAQFVERQLHALEADIGYRIEHHDVLTRGPNVEVTEVEPDDQFAVNDVQVSTAATVHAPARPTIGYRLEHNGTTVALVGDTLPCTGVDVLAADVDAYVQTVIRRDLVELIPNDMVQDILDYHSGVVEAAQTAARVGARRLVLTHMVPAPTAEQYPEWIARAAEHFAGEIVIGDDLTTVATAQNNAHG